GAACTGACCCTCCGCCAACGCCCTTGCCGCTGTTGTTCGCGCCCAGCGCGAGCGGATGGTCTCCGCCTGTGATGCGCAGATCATTCCAGTAAAGCTTGTGCGATCCCGTCTCGTCCGAGACCCAATCGCGCTCCGTATCCCAGAACGGGCCCGCCTCGAATCCGACCACCTTGAAGCCTGCGCGTGCGAGCCGTTGCAGCAACACGCCGCCAGCGGAACCTACACCGACAATCGCGAAATCGATGACGTCAGTGTCTTTGAACCGCCGCGGCGGCACCTTGATCTGTTGCATCGATCCAAGACGATGCACGTCGTCCTTCGGCTTCTCGAAGGCTCCTCCCAGCGGCGCATTGTGTTCGAACAAGCTCAATGTGTACCTGCCTGTCCTGAGTGAACCTGATGCTCCCCGGCACCTTGCGCGTGCATCTCTTCTACGTTGCTGATCGAATCCGCAGGCGCATCCCACTCGTAGCGCTGTTCGTCGACCTCCCACGGCTCCGGCTCGCCTTCTTCAAGCCGCATATAGCCGCGCGGATAAGCCGGCCCACCGAAGCCGATCTCATCCCACGCCCACGGATGCGCGTAATACACGCTGACCACATCGCTCAGCAGCATCGTCCAGAAGCGCTCGATGTTCATCTGCTTCCAAAGTTCCTGCGCCGCTTGCGGTTTTGCCTGATGGATGGACTTGAGAATCTCCTCCTGCTCGCGAACCGTCAGCTCATGAAACGCGCGGCCGTGCAGCGTCTGCGCCATCTGCTCAAACGCGCGCGCTGCGATTCGATAAGCCTCCTGATCAGGCGGCATGTCTTCGAAGCGATAGCCGTCCAGCCGGTTCTCATAAAGCCGCTCGTCGATGCCGGGCAGAATGGGAATGCGGCGCTCGTCGATGCGATCCTCCTGCGGCAGCATGCGGTCGACGACCGCCTCCATCGTGCGCGCCTCCTCGGGCGTAAAGAACCGGATGGGCTTTTCGCGCGAGACTCGCTCTTCAACAACCTTGCGCGTGGCGGCATCCCAGTAACGCTTCTGTTTCAGGGTGCTGAAGCCCGGGTAGTAGCCCGGCTGCTCGCGTTTCGGCAGCGGCCGTCCACTTGCCGGATCCGTCAGCGGCATGCGTTCGTTCGGTTGATCTCGTGCCATCGTCAACGCTCCCGCCTCATCAGATAGGCCATCATGCCGAGCAAGCCGCACGCTGCGACGAGCAGCGGCGCGAAGATCGGCGGCCCATAGAGGATGTTGTAAAGCGGCTTCTTCTTGCCCCCTGACCGCTTCAAAATTCCGCGAATGTGATATCCGAAGCCGATCGTTCCGTCCAGCATCAGGAGCGCGGACACCGCAGGCAGCGCCGTATTTGCCAGGCGCTTGCTCCTCCGCGCGCCAAGCGTCGCAGCCAGCATCAACGGCGTCAGCAGGATCGGCGACCACTGCACCTTGTACTTGAAATTGTCCTTGTAGTGCGAGTACCAGCTCTCCATTCCGGAGCACACGGTCCACACCGCGGCTACGAGGCAAAGGTGCTTCTGGAATCTGCCGGTGCGGATGTCATCACGAAAGTCTCGCTTGCGCAATCGTGTTGTCGCAGCAACAACGCGGCTCCGCATGCCGTAATCTTCTTCGCGCTGAAGATACGAGGCGATCACTCCCAGGTACGCGCTGGTGCCGAAGAGTAACGGTGCGAAGAGCGGCGGTCCCATCACGACGTTCGTCACCGGCATGCGCCATCCGCCCGGTTTGCGTGCAACACCGCGAATATGGAAGCAGAATCCGACAACGCCATCGACAAGCGTGATGTAGCTCAGCCACCGCATCCACGTGTTTGCAGCGCGCTCGCTGAACACACCCGCGGTCGCCGCGATCGTGAGCGCACCGCCAAGAGTCACCGGCGTATACATCACCGGATTCGAATAGCTCCCGCGATAGTGCTCGTATCCAACTTCGATCGTGCTGACGAGACTGCTGCCTGCAACCAGCAGCGCCATCGAACGCTGGAAGCACCCACTCTGGATGTGATCCAGGGCCGCCTCCGCGAAGCGGCGTACCGGCTTTGGCACACTCTTCACCAAGGCGCGCGGAGTCGTGTCCGGCAACATCATCGCGAACTCCGTTCAGCAGGCTTACACATCATCGCGATATTGCTCCGCATCTGCACGTTTGAACTCCAGCCCAATTCCCGGCCTGGACAAGTCGGGATACATCACACCCTCTTTAGCCGGTCGAAATCCATCGAACAGCATGCTCTCGATACGAACGTGATCGTGGAAGTACTCGACATGCCGCAGCGGACGCGCTGCACATGCGAGGTGGAGATGCACCGACGGGCCGCAGTGCGCAGAGAGCGGCAGAGGATGCGCATCGGCGATTGCCGCTGCGTCCATGAAGCCGGTGACGCCGCCGCAACGCGTCGCGTCTGCCTGGATCACATCCACCGCTTCGGCTTCGATCATGTTGCGCAGATACATCGCGGTCCATCCATACTCACCGGCCGCAATGTCCATCCCCTCAGGCGCGCGATCACGCATCAGCTTCAGCCCGGCGAGATCGTCTGAGCTCACGGGCTCTTCAAACCACGTCACGTTGTAGTCGCGAACGAATCGCTCGGCGAACTCAAGCGCCTGCTTGCGCGAGTATGCACCGTTGGCGTCCACAAAAAGCTCTGCGTCTTTGCCGATGGCCTCGCGCGCCACCTTCACGCGCCGCAGATCGTCTTCCGGATGCGTACCAATCTTCATCTTCACGCGCGGAATTCCATCGCGAACCCAACCGCCGAGTTGAGCTCGAAGCTGCTCATCCGAATAAGTTGTGAATCCACCCGACCCATACACCGGCGCACCTGGGCGCATCTGCCCGAGCACCGCGCACAGCGGCGCGCCGACCAGCTTCGCCTTGAGGTCCCACAGCGCGATGTCGATCGCCGACAGTGCGGTCGCGGCAATCCCATCGCGGCCATAGTTGCGCTGGGCCTTGCGCATCGACGAAAAGAGTGCGTTCGTGTCGAACGGGGAGCGGCCGTAAACATGCTCCTTCATCAGCTCACGAGCGAGTGGTGCAGCCGTCTTATGCGAGTACGTGTACCCAACACCGGTACTCTGCTCGCACCGGATCTCCACCACGATCAACGTGGTCTTGTTCCACGCAAACGTTCCGTCCGCCTCCGGCGCATCCGTCGGAATCGTGTACGCAACCGCACTGGTTTCCGCGATCTTCGGCTCAGAAGAGGTCATCGTTCTCTCGGTAGGTTGGCAAAGTGCGTTGGCCCGTGATGACATTCCGCGGCTTCACACAACCTGGCGCACCGTGTCGCTCGCCGCTGTCAGAGCAATCCGCATCCGATGCGGCTCACCCTTAATCAGCGCTTCCGAGAACTTCACTGCCTGCTGCGGTGTGATTTTCGCGGGCAGCATCGCTGTGTACTGATCCACGACCGCCTCAATAATCACGGGTCCGGGCATCGCAAGTGCCTTTTCAAACTGAGAACCCGCCATCTTGGGATCGTCGATCTTCACGCCCTGTGCCCCAACCGCCTTCGCCAGCGCAACAAAATCAATCGGGAACAGCTCGCACTGATACTCCGGATTGCCTTCGAAGACCATCTGCTCCCACTTGATCTGTCCCAGCGTATTGTTCTTGATGATCACGAACTTGATCGGCAGTTTGTACGCGACCGCCGTAATGATCTCCCCCATCAGCATCGTGAACCCGCCATCGCCAACCACCGCGATTACCTGCCTGTCGGGAAATGCAATCTGCGCCGCAATGGCGTACGGCATCCCGCACGCCATCGTTGCAAGATTCCCGGAGCAGGAGTGCATCTGCCCCTTCTTCGCCTGCATGTAACGCGCCCAGACAGTGGTGTTGGTGCCGGAATCCGACACGATAATCGCGTTTTCCTTGGTGTACTTCGAAAGCTCCCACCCCACCACCTGCGGCTTCATGGGTGTCGCCGTGCTCGTGCCTTCCTTCTCTATCACTTCGCGCCAGGCTTTCATGCCCTTCTGCGCGCCTTCCAGGAATCGCCGGTAACTATTGCGTTTTAGCAGCGGCAGCAGCATGTTCAAAGTCTTCTTCGAGTCACCCACCAATCCAACCTCGACCGGGCAACGCAAACCGATCCGCTGCGCATTCGAATCGATCTGAATACACCGGCAATCGCCGGGTTTAGGCAGGTACTCAATGTACGGGTACGAGGTGCCGACCATAATTAACGTGTCGCATTCCTCCAACACCTCTTCAGAAGGCTTGGTGCCCAGCAACCCGATTCCGCCCGTCGTATACGGCGAATCGTCCGGCACACATCCCTTGCCCAGCAGCGGCTTCACGATCGGCGCTCCCAGCAACTCGGCAAGTTGAATCAGTTCATCGCCGGCATGCAGCGCTCCCTGGCCTGCAAGAATTGCAATGCGCTTGCCATCTTTGATCACCGCAGCCGCAGCCTTCAGATCCTCCGGCGTAGGCACGTTGCCGCTGATCGCATAGCTGCTCGACGAATGGTGCGGCCGGTTTCTCTGCGACCTGTCGTGCTTCCCCACCTCCATCATCTGCACGTCGATCGGGATTGTGATGTGCGCAACCTGCCGCTTATCGATCGCCGAACGTATCGCCAGGTCGACCGTTGGCTCCATGTGCGGGGCGCTCATCACGCGATTGTTGTAACAGGCAACATCCATAAACAGCTTGTCCAGCTCGACATCCTGCTGCTGGAAGGTGCCCGTCACGTCATTGAACTGCATGCCTGTAATCGCGAGCACAGGTTGCTGATCCAGCTTCGCGTCATACAAGCCGTTCAGCAGATGAATGCCGCCCGGGCCTGAGGTCGCCAGGCACACGCCCAGCCGCCCCGTGAACTTCGCATACGCGCACGCCATGAACGCGGCCGATTCTTCATGGCGCACGTGGATGAACCGGATCTTCTTCTGCTGCTTGCGCAGGGCCTCCATCACTCCGTTGATCCCGTCTCCGGGAAGGCCAAAGATCGTGTCCACGCCCCACTCAATCAGCTTCTCAACCAACACATCGGCCGCAGTCATTGTGCTCCTTCCGCAGGAATCGCAAGCAATCCCTTAAGCCGATAGACGCCCTGCGTGTAAAGCGGGGTTTGCTGCGGAGCACGATGAATCGTGCCGACAATCGCACGACCTCACGAATTTTGTCGGCGCTTTCACGCCATGAATTCAGTCCACCTTCTCTTCGCCGCGTCCCAGCCGGTCGCGGTGTTCTCGCACGAGCCGCAGAAATTCCAGCAGCGCCGGCCCCTCGCGGCGCGGATCCCACACCGCTGACAACCCCGCCGACAACGCGCCCGCAAACGGCCGAAAAACCAGCCCGCGAATTCGCAACGTCCGCACGCCTGACGGAACCAGCGCGATGCCTTCGCCGGCCTCCACCAGCGTCAGAACGCCGGACCATGTTCCTGAGGTGTTCACAATCTGCGGAGAGAATCCCTCGGCCGCGCAAACCGCCACGACATTGTCAAAGAACTCGATGTTGGATTGCCGTTCCACGCAAACCAATCGTTCCTCTGCCAGATCGCGAACCTCCACTGTCCGATCAGCAAGCCGGTGATCCGGCCGCATCACCACTACTGCGGGATCGCGGAACAGCAGCTCCGACCGAAAGATCCTGTCGAGCGGTGGCTGCAGCGGTCGCGTGAGTGCGACATCGATCCTGCCGGCCTCGAGCGCGCCAACCTGCTGCGTCGCATGCATATCCACCAGCGAGAGCCGTATCCCCGGACGGAGCTTGCGGAATTCCCGGATGATGCGCGGGAAGAACCCGGCAGTTCCCCATAGAAAGAACCCGATCGACAGCGTCCCGACCTCTCCGTGCGCCGCCCTCTGGGTTACATCAATGGCTCGCTGAGCTGCCTCCAGTGTCCGCCTCGCCTCAACGAGAAAAACCTGTCCCTGCGGCGTAAGCTTAATCTTGCGGCCAGACCGATCCAGCAGAGCGCAACCCAGCTCATGCTCCAGATCGCGAACCTGCTCGCTGATAGCTGACTGCGAAACGTACAGCCGTCGGGCCGCCGCCGTCACGCTGCCAAGCTCTGCAACTGCTTGAAAATACCGGAGATGTCGAAGCTCCATAAAATCATCCTATCGGTTTTTCCGATGACAAACCCCGGAAAGAACTGCGTATCCCCGGCGTAATCTGTGATGTGCTTTTAACTGGGGCGGCTTTGTCCCACGGGAGCAATAAATGTCGATCGTGCGTCTGGCTCTGGACAGACCCTATACCTTCATCGTGCTGGCAATTCTGATTCTGATTGCCGCGCCGGTGGTCATTCTGCGCACGCCGACGGACATCTTTCCCGAGATCAATATCCCAGTCGTTTCAGTCGCATGGCAGTACACCGGCCTCAGTCCCGAAGAGCTCGAGGGCCGGCTCACCACGCCATATGAGAAGGCCCTCACGAATCTTGTCGACAACGTTCAGCATATCGAGTCCACAACCCTGAACGGACAGGCCATCATCAAGATTTACCTGCAGCCGGGCGCGTCACTCGACACCGCCAACGCCCAGGTCTCCGCCGCCTCTCAGTACATGCTGCGCCAGTTGCCGCCCGGCATTCTTCCCCCGCAGATCATCAACTTCTCCGCTTCCAGTGTCCCCATCCTGCAGCTCGGAATCTCTGGTAAAGGACTCTCGGAACAGCAGCTAAACGATTACGCAACGAACTTCATCCGCCCGCAGCTCGTCACCGTGCCGGGAGCTGTTCTTCCCAACGCCTACGGCGGCAAGCAGCGCTCCATCATGGTCTATCTCGAGCCCAAGGCGTTGCAGGCCAAGGGGCTCGCACCCAGTGACGTGCTCAACGCCCTCGCCCAGCAGAACGTGGTCGAGCCCGGCGGTACGGCCAAGATCGGCTCGGCCGAGTACGACGTCCGCCTCAACAGCAGCGCCGAGACCATCAAGGAGCTCGGCGATATGCCGATTCGCCAGGTCAATGGCGCCATGGTCTACGTGCGCGACGTAGCCTCCGTCGCCGACGGATCGATCCCGCAGACCAACATCGTGCGCCAGGACGGCCATCGTGGCGTGCTGATCACTGTCTTGAAGTCCGGCACCGCCTCTACTCTCAGCGTCGTGCAGGGAGTGCTCGGCTTGTTACCGCGAGTGAAGTCCACGCTTCCTTCCAATCTGACGATCACGCCCCTCGCCAACCAGGCCACCTTTGTCCGTGGATCGATCAGCGGCGTGGTTCGCGAAGGCATTATTGCCGCGGCGCTCACCGGCCTGATGATTTTGCTGTTCCTCGGATCGTGGCGTTCGACCATCATCATCGCCGTCTCCATCCCGTTGTCGGTGCTGACGTCCATCATCATCCTCAGCCTCCTCGGCGAAACCATCAACATCATGACGCTGGGCGGTCTCTCTCTTGCCGTCGGCATCCTGGTCGATAACGCTACCGTTACGATCGAAAACGTCGAGCGCTACCTTGAGGAAGGCCACGACCTGCGCAGTGCGATCCTCGAGGGCTGCGCCCAGATCACAATCCCGATTTTGGTCGCCACTCTCTGTATCTGCATCGTGTTCGTGCCGATGTTCTTCCTGGCGGGCGTCTCGCGTTATCTGTTCGTCCCTTTCGCCGAGGCGGCCTGCTTCGCTGTCCTGGCGTCGTTTGTGCTGTCGCAGACACTCGTGCCAACCATGGCGATGTACCTGCTGAAGGCCCACGACGAGCATGCAGTGCCGTCAACCAATATCCTGGCTCGGTTCCAGCGAGGCTTCGAGCGCGGATTCGAGCGGGTGCGCGGCAGCTACAGCGTTCTGCTGGAGCGCGTCGTTGCTAGCCGCAAACTATTCATCCCTGTATTTCTCGGCTGCATCGCGCTCACGCTCCTGCTGATTCCATTCCTCGGCCAGAACTTCTTCCCTTCCTCTGACAATGGCTCGTTCATCCTGCACATCCGCGCCAAGACTGGCACACGTATCGAAGAAACTGCGCGGCTCTGCGATGAGATCGAAAACCAGATCCGCGCCACAATTCCGCCCGATCAGATGAACAACATCCTCGACAACATTGGCCTCCCCTACTCGGTCATGAACACGCAGCACGCTACCAGCGGACTCTTTGGCGCCGGCGATGCCGATATCCTGGTTTCGCTCAATGAGAAGCACTCGCCTACGGCCGACTTCGTCCGCACCCTGCGCCAGAAGCTTCCCCACGAGTTCCCCGGCACCACGTTCTACTTCCTGCCCTCCGATATCGTCACGCAAATCCTGAACTTCGGTCTGCCCGCGCCGCTGGACATTCAGATCGACGGGACCGACAACGCCGGCAACCGTCAGGTTGCCAATCACATTCTGCAGCAGCTTCGGCAGGTTCCCGGCGTGGTGGACGCCCGCCTCCAGCAGCCTGACGATTATCCGGTCATCAATCTCACCGTGGACCGCACCAAGGCCCAGAACGGCGGCTACACCGAAAAGGATGTGGGCTCTTCGGTGCTCAATATGTTGTCCGGCTCCTCGCAACTAAGCCCGATGTTCTTCCTGAACAAGCGCAACGGCGTGGTCTACCCGATCATTGCGGAAAGCCCGCAGTATCGGATTCAATCGCTGCAGGATCTCGAGAACATCCCCATGACCTCGCCCGGCGCCAAGGAACCCGAGATCCTGGCCGATGTCGCCGGCGTCTCCCGCTCCTCCGAAGTTCCCATCATCTCCCATTACGGCATTCGTCGCACCCTCGACATCTACGCCGGCGTGCAGGACCGCGACCTCGGCGCTGTCGCCAGTGATGTGCAGCGCATCATCGATCAGAACAGGCCTTCCCTCTCGCGCGGCAACTTCATCACCATGCGCGGACAGGTGGAGACCATGCGCAGCTCCTATACCGGCCTGCTGTTCGGCCTGGTCTTCTCCATCGTTCTCGTGTACCTGCTCATCGTCGTGAACTTCCAATCCTGGCTGGATCCGTTCATCATCATTACGGCGCTACCGGCCGCCATCGCCGGCATCATCCTGCTGCTCTTCCTCTCGCACACCACATTATCGGTGCCGGCGCTGATGGGAGCGATTATGTGTATGGGCGTAGCCACGGCGAACTCGATTCTTGTGGTCGCCTTTGCCAAGGACCGCCTGCAAGAGACTGGCGACGCAATCCGTTCCGCGATCGAAGCCGGAGCCACGCGCTTCCGCCCCGTACTCATGACCGCGCTCGCCATGATCATCGGTATGATTCCGATGGCGCTTGGGCTCGGCGAAGGCGGAGAGCAAAATGCTCCCCTTGGCCGCGCGGTCATCGGCGGCCTGTGCCTCGCAACTGTGGCCACGCTGATTTTTGTTCCTTCCGTGTTCGCGCTGCTTCACGGCCGCGGCCACGGCAATCAATCCACATCCGAGCCGGCTGAGGCCGACGCGCACATGCTCGCCTGATAGCCTGAGCCACCCGGAGAATCAGATACAAATGCCGATCGACATCAATACGGAAATGACCTCACCCGCTGTCAACGCTCACGGCGCTCCGTTGCCGCACACTTCGCCGCATCCCGACCCCGCTCACGCCCTTCCCCGTCCTCGCAGCTCCCGCCTCGGCTGGGTCGTGCTCGTCATCATCGCCGTCATTGTGGTCGCGGGCATCGTCTGGGGCATCCTGCTGCGTTCAGCCGATGAGCACCATCTCGCGCAAACCACTGACGCCAATGCTGCCCTTACCGTCAAGGTCATGCATCCCTCTGTCACGGGTTCAGAGGCTGAAATCGCGCTCCCCGGTAACACCCAGGCATTCGACGACACGCCTATTTACTCCCGCACCAGCGGCTACCTGAAGCAGTTCTTCGTCGACATCGGCCAGCACGTCAAGCAGGGCCAGCTCATGGCCATCATCGAAACCCCCGAGGTCGATCAGCAACTCCAGGTCGCCCAGGCCGATCTCAAAAGCTCGCAGGCGGATCTCTCGCTCGCGGAGGTGACCGCGAAGCGTTATCAGAATCTGCTCACGTCCGACTCCGTCTCTAAGCAGGAGACCGACGTCGCTGTCAGCGGCGCCGCAGCCAAGCGCGCGTCGGTGGAAGCCGCCGAGGCCAACGTTCGACGCCTGCAGCAGCTGCAGTCGTTCGAGCGAATCTACGCGCCGTTCTCCGGCGTCGTCACTGCGCGCAACACCGACATCGGCGACCTCATCAACGCCGGCACCGGCGACGCCGCACCCGACGCACACAAAGATCTCTTCCGCATCGCAGCCACCGGCAAGCTGCGTGTCTTCGTCGCCGTCCCTGAGGTCTACGCTCCCGACATCCATGACGGCGACACCGCCGCGCTCACGCTCGACGAGTACCCGGGCCAGCAGTTTTTCGGCCGCGTCGCCCGTAACTCTAACGCCATCGACATGGCGTCCCGCACACTCAACGTTGAGGTCGACGTCGACAATCCGCAGAACAAGCTGCTCCCCGGTGCTTATGTCTTC
This is a stretch of genomic DNA from Acidobacteriaceae bacterium. It encodes these proteins:
- a CDS encoding gluconate 2-dehydrogenase subunit 3 family protein; this encodes MARDQPNERMPLTDPASGRPLPKREQPGYYPGFSTLKQKRYWDAATRKVVEERVSREKPIRFFTPEEARTMEAVVDRMLPQEDRIDERRIPILPGIDERLYENRLDGYRFEDMPPDQEAYRIAARAFEQMAQTLHGRAFHELTVREQEEILKSIHQAKPQAAQELWKQMNIERFWTMLLSDVVSVYYAHPWAWDEIGFGGPAYPRGYMRLEEGEPEPWEVDEQRYEWDAPADSISNVEEMHAQGAGEHQVHSGQAGTH
- a CDS encoding enolase C-terminal domain-like protein; translated protein: MTSSEPKIAETSAVAYTIPTDAPEADGTFAWNKTTLIVVEIRCEQSTGVGYTYSHKTAAPLARELMKEHVYGRSPFDTNALFSSMRKAQRNYGRDGIAATALSAIDIALWDLKAKLVGAPLCAVLGQMRPGAPVYGSGGFTTYSDEQLRAQLGGWVRDGIPRVKMKIGTHPEDDLRRVKVAREAIGKDAELFVDANGAYSRKQALEFAERFVRDYNVTWFEEPVSSDDLAGLKLMRDRAPEGMDIAAGEYGWTAMYLRNMIEAEAVDVIQADATRCGGVTGFMDAAAIADAHPLPLSAHCGPSVHLHLACAARPLRHVEYFHDHVRIESMLFDGFRPAKEGVMYPDLSRPGIGLEFKRADAEQYRDDV
- a CDS encoding thiamine pyrophosphate-dependent enzyme, coding for MTAADVLVEKLIEWGVDTIFGLPGDGINGVMEALRKQQKKIRFIHVRHEESAAFMACAYAKFTGRLGVCLATSGPGGIHLLNGLYDAKLDQQPVLAITGMQFNDVTGTFQQQDVELDKLFMDVACYNNRVMSAPHMEPTVDLAIRSAIDKRQVAHITIPIDVQMMEVGKHDRSQRNRPHHSSSSYAISGNVPTPEDLKAAAAVIKDGKRIAILAGQGALHAGDELIQLAELLGAPIVKPLLGKGCVPDDSPYTTGGIGLLGTKPSEEVLEECDTLIMVGTSYPYIEYLPKPGDCRCIQIDSNAQRIGLRCPVEVGLVGDSKKTLNMLLPLLKRNSYRRFLEGAQKGMKAWREVIEKEGTSTATPMKPQVVGWELSKYTKENAIIVSDSGTNTTVWARYMQAKKGQMHSCSGNLATMACGMPYAIAAQIAFPDRQVIAVVGDGGFTMLMGEIITAVAYKLPIKFVIIKNNTLGQIKWEQMVFEGNPEYQCELFPIDFVALAKAVGAQGVKIDDPKMAGSQFEKALAMPGPVIIEAVVDQYTAMLPAKITPQQAVKFSEALIKGEPHRMRIALTAASDTVRQVV
- a CDS encoding LysR family transcriptional regulator, with the protein product MELRHLRYFQAVAELGSVTAAARRLYVSQSAISEQVRDLEHELGCALLDRSGRKIKLTPQGQVFLVEARRTLEAAQRAIDVTQRAAHGEVGTLSIGFFLWGTAGFFPRIIREFRKLRPGIRLSLVDMHATQQVGALEAGRIDVALTRPLQPPLDRIFRSELLFRDPAVVVMRPDHRLADRTVEVRDLAEERLVCVERQSNIEFFDNVVAVCAAEGFSPQIVNTSGTWSGVLTLVEAGEGIALVPSGVRTLRIRGLVFRPFAGALSAGLSAVWDPRREGPALLEFLRLVREHRDRLGRGEEKVD
- a CDS encoding efflux RND transporter permease subunit, with the protein product MSIVRLALDRPYTFIVLAILILIAAPVVILRTPTDIFPEINIPVVSVAWQYTGLSPEELEGRLTTPYEKALTNLVDNVQHIESTTLNGQAIIKIYLQPGASLDTANAQVSAASQYMLRQLPPGILPPQIINFSASSVPILQLGISGKGLSEQQLNDYATNFIRPQLVTVPGAVLPNAYGGKQRSIMVYLEPKALQAKGLAPSDVLNALAQQNVVEPGGTAKIGSAEYDVRLNSSAETIKELGDMPIRQVNGAMVYVRDVASVADGSIPQTNIVRQDGHRGVLITVLKSGTASTLSVVQGVLGLLPRVKSTLPSNLTITPLANQATFVRGSISGVVREGIIAAALTGLMILLFLGSWRSTIIIAVSIPLSVLTSIIILSLLGETINIMTLGGLSLAVGILVDNATVTIENVERYLEEGHDLRSAILEGCAQITIPILVATLCICIVFVPMFFLAGVSRYLFVPFAEAACFAVLASFVLSQTLVPTMAMYLLKAHDEHAVPSTNILARFQRGFERGFERVRGSYSVLLERVVASRKLFIPVFLGCIALTLLLIPFLGQNFFPSSDNGSFILHIRAKTGTRIEETARLCDEIENQIRATIPPDQMNNILDNIGLPYSVMNTQHATSGLFGAGDADILVSLNEKHSPTADFVRTLRQKLPHEFPGTTFYFLPSDIVTQILNFGLPAPLDIQIDGTDNAGNRQVANHILQQLRQVPGVVDARLQQPDDYPVINLTVDRTKAQNGGYTEKDVGSSVLNMLSGSSQLSPMFFLNKRNGVVYPIIAESPQYRIQSLQDLENIPMTSPGAKEPEILADVAGVSRSSEVPIISHYGIRRTLDIYAGVQDRDLGAVASDVQRIIDQNRPSLSRGNFITMRGQVETMRSSYTGLLFGLVFSIVLVYLLIVVNFQSWLDPFIIITALPAAIAGIILLLFLSHTTLSVPALMGAIMCMGVATANSILVVAFAKDRLQETGDAIRSAIEAGATRFRPVLMTALAMIIGMIPMALGLGEGGEQNAPLGRAVIGGLCLATVATLIFVPSVFALLHGRGHGNQSTSEPAEADAHMLA
- a CDS encoding efflux RND transporter periplasmic adaptor subunit, with protein sequence MPIDINTEMTSPAVNAHGAPLPHTSPHPDPAHALPRPRSSRLGWVVLVIIAVIVVAGIVWGILLRSADEHHLAQTTDANAALTVKVMHPSVTGSEAEIALPGNTQAFDDTPIYSRTSGYLKQFFVDIGQHVKQGQLMAIIETPEVDQQLQVAQADLKSSQADLSLAEVTAKRYQNLLTSDSVSKQETDVAVSGAAAKRASVEAAEANVRRLQQLQSFERIYAPFSGVVTARNTDIGDLINAGTGDAAPDAHKDLFRIAATGKLRVFVAVPEVYAPDIHDGDTAALTLDEYPGQQFFGRVARNSNAIDMASRTLNVEVDVDNPQNKLLPGAYVFVHFKLPQQQAKLSVPANALLFRSEGLRVAVVRDGHVHLQPITIAKDNGATLEVASGVKPEDQVILDPPDSLAEGQPVRVNPNGVAVR